A window from Rana temporaria chromosome 8, aRanTem1.1, whole genome shotgun sequence encodes these proteins:
- the LOC120909791 gene encoding zinc finger protein 551-like, with product MDPSDHTGKRPHSCAECGKSFTSRSGLVIHQGIHTGERPYSCSECGKSFIGKKDLVEHQRIHTGERPYSCSECKKAFTCRRNLVQHQRIHTGERPYSCSECGKSFIWKRDLVEHQRIHTGERPYSCSECGKSFIHKQDLVEHQRIHTGERPYSCSECEKAFTCRRKLVQHQRIHTGERPYSCSECEKAFTCRRNLVQHQRIHTGERPYSCSECGKSFIHKQDLVEHQRIHTGERPYSCSECEEAFTCRRKLVQHQRIHMGERPYSCSECGKSFIRKPSLVQHQRIHTGERPYSCSECGKSFTQKKYLVTHQKIHTGERPFSCSECSKSFTEKITLVKHQRIHTGERPYSCSECGKSFTQKAHLVTHQKIHTGELLYSCSECSKSFTRKITLVKHQKIHTGERPFSCS from the coding sequence ATGGATCCCTCGGATCACACGGGTAAACGTCCTCATTCATGtgcagagtgtgggaaatctttcactaGTAGAAGTGGCCTTGTTATTCATCAgggaattcacacgggtgagcgtccttattcatgttcagagtgtgggaaatctttcatTGGGAAAAAGGATCTTGTTgaacatcagagaattcacacgggtgagcgtccctattcatgttcagagtgcaaaAAAGCATTCACTTGTAGAAGAAATCTTGttcaacatcagagaattcacacgggtgagcgtccctattcatgttcagagtgtggaaaATCTTTCATTTGGAAAAGGGATCTTGTTgaacatcagagaattcacactggtgagcgtccttattcatgttcagagtgcgggaaatctttcattcACAAACAGGATCTTGTTgaacatcagagaattcacacgggtgagcgtccctattcatgttcagagtgcgaaaAAGCATTCACTTGTAGAAGAAAGCTTGttcaacatcagagaattcacacgggtgagcgtccctattcatgttcagagtgcgaaaAAGCATTCACTTGTAGAAGAAATCTTGttcaacatcagagaattcacacgggtgagcgtccttattcatgttcagagtgcgggaaatctttcattcACAAACAGGATCTTGTTgaacatcagagaattcacacgggtgagcgtccctattcatgttcagagtgcgaagAAGCATTCACTTGTAGAAGAAAGCTTGttcaacatcagagaattcacatgggtgagcgtccttattcatgttcagagtgtggaaaATCTTTCATTAGGAAACCCTCCCTTGttcaacatcagagaattcacacgggtgagcgtccttattcatgttcagagtgcgggaaatctttcactcagaaaAAATACCTTGTTAcacaccagaaaattcacactggtgagcgtcctttttcatgttcagagtgcagtAAATCTTTCACTGAGAAAATAACCCTTgttaaacaccagagaattcacactggtgagcgtccttattcatgttcagagtgcggaaaatcTTTCACTCAAAAAGCACACCTTGTTAcacaccagaaaattcacactgGTGAGCTtctttattcatgttcagagtgcagtAAATCTTTCACTCGGAAAATAACCCTTGTTaaacaccagaaaattcacacaggtgagcgtcctttttcatgttcatag